Proteins from a genomic interval of Amycolatopsis sp. cg13:
- the shc gene encoding squalene--hopene cyclase, which yields MTQTVPRTSAPAARTAADTVASAVGFLRREQDRAGWWKGELATNVTMDAEDLLLRHFLGILTPQIAEESARWIRSQQRADGTWANFPDGPADLSTTVEAWVALRLAGDPADAPWLATAAEYIREHGGIEATRVFTRIWLAMVGQWSWDELPSLPPELIFLPSWFPLNVYDFACWARQTVVPLTIVGTLRPVRKLPFDVSELRTGKRPPKTRAPWTWDGVFQNLDTALHAYAKLPLNPVRKLALKQAAEWILARQEADGSWGGIQPPWVYSILALHLLGYPLDHPALKAGIAGLDGFTIREKTDQGWVRRLEACQSPVWDTALAMTALLDAGVSPGDESLVRAADWVLGEEIRVSGDWAVRRPSLQPGGFAFEFANDGYPDTDDTAEVVLALRRMGKPDHLRIREAVDRSVAWLEGMQSSDGGWGAFDADNTQVLTTRLPFCDFGAVIDPPSADVTAHVVEMLAAEGKSDTRECRRGVRWLLDNQEDDGSWFGRWGANYVYGTGAVVPALVAAGIPGTSPRIRRAVKWLAEHQNADGGWGEDLRSYDDRAWAGRGDSTPSQTAWALLALLAAGERESEVVARGVEWLCERQRPDGGWDEDKHTGTGFPGDFYLSYHLYRVVFPLSALGRYVRGGS from the coding sequence ATGACCCAGACCGTCCCCCGGACGTCCGCACCCGCCGCCCGCACCGCTGCCGACACGGTCGCTTCAGCGGTCGGGTTCCTCCGTCGCGAGCAGGACCGCGCCGGATGGTGGAAGGGCGAACTCGCCACCAACGTCACGATGGACGCCGAAGACCTGCTGCTCCGGCATTTTCTCGGCATTCTCACTCCGCAGATCGCCGAGGAGTCCGCCCGCTGGATTCGCTCGCAGCAGCGCGCTGACGGCACCTGGGCGAACTTCCCGGACGGCCCGGCGGACCTGTCCACCACCGTTGAGGCGTGGGTCGCGCTGCGGCTGGCCGGCGACCCGGCGGACGCGCCCTGGCTGGCGACGGCCGCGGAGTACATCCGCGAGCACGGCGGGATCGAGGCCACGCGGGTGTTCACCCGGATCTGGCTCGCGATGGTCGGCCAGTGGTCCTGGGACGAGCTGCCGAGCCTGCCGCCGGAGCTGATCTTCCTGCCGTCGTGGTTCCCGCTCAACGTCTACGACTTCGCCTGCTGGGCCCGGCAGACGGTCGTGCCGCTGACCATCGTCGGCACGCTTCGCCCGGTGCGGAAGCTGCCGTTCGATGTTTCCGAACTGCGCACCGGCAAGCGTCCGCCGAAGACGCGCGCGCCGTGGACGTGGGACGGGGTCTTCCAGAACCTCGACACCGCGCTGCACGCGTACGCGAAACTGCCGCTCAACCCGGTGCGGAAGCTCGCTCTCAAACAAGCCGCGGAGTGGATCCTGGCGCGGCAGGAGGCGGACGGTTCGTGGGGCGGGATCCAGCCGCCGTGGGTGTACTCGATCCTCGCGCTGCACCTGCTCGGCTACCCGCTCGACCATCCCGCGCTCAAGGCCGGGATCGCCGGGCTGGACGGGTTCACCATCCGCGAGAAGACCGATCAGGGCTGGGTACGGCGGCTCGAAGCGTGCCAGTCGCCGGTGTGGGACACCGCTTTGGCGATGACCGCGTTGCTCGACGCGGGTGTCTCCCCCGGTGACGAGTCCCTGGTCCGCGCGGCCGATTGGGTGCTGGGCGAGGAAATCCGGGTGTCCGGCGACTGGGCGGTACGGCGGCCTTCCTTGCAGCCGGGCGGGTTCGCGTTCGAGTTCGCCAACGACGGCTATCCGGACACCGACGACACCGCCGAGGTGGTGCTCGCGCTGCGTCGGATGGGCAAGCCGGATCACCTGCGGATCCGCGAGGCGGTCGACCGGAGTGTGGCTTGGCTGGAGGGAATGCAGTCGAGCGACGGCGGGTGGGGCGCGTTCGACGCGGACAACACGCAGGTGCTGACCACTCGGCTGCCGTTCTGCGACTTCGGCGCGGTGATTGATCCACCATCGGCCGATGTGACCGCGCATGTGGTGGAAATGCTGGCGGCGGAAGGGAAATCTGACACGCGCGAATGCCGTCGCGGGGTGCGGTGGCTGCTGGACAATCAAGAGGACGACGGTTCGTGGTTCGGCCGCTGGGGCGCGAATTACGTGTACGGCACGGGTGCGGTGGTGCCCGCGTTGGTGGCCGCCGGAATTCCCGGGACTTCCCCGCGGATCCGGCGTGCGGTGAAATGGCTGGCGGAGCACCAGAACGCCGACGGCGGGTGGGGCGAAGATCTGCGGTCGTACGACGACCGGGCGTGGGCCGGTCGCGGTGATTCGACGCCGTCGCAGACCGCGTGGGCGTTGCTGGCGCTGCTCGCCGCTGGGGAACGGGAGTCCGAAGTGGTCGCTCGGGGCGTCGAGTGGCTGTGCGAGCGGCAGCGTCCGGACGGCGGCTGGGACGAGGACAAGCACACCGGAACCGGGTTCCCGGGCGACTTCTACCTGTCGTATCACCTGTACCGCGTGGTGTTCCCATTGTCCGCCCTCGGCCGGTACGTCCGGGGCGGGTCATGA
- a CDS encoding PucR family transcriptional regulator, with translation MGPDQVTRLDELETVVTRRLPAMLNEVRDQLADEHPDYAEFLTEELADLVAASAGFVRRLIDMAAEPDERLPELGSGVEQTVFEEIGRAQYQQGRRVTSLLSAYRVGARVAWRHVSEAALDLDVPAELFASLATTVFALVDQLSESSLRGYLQEQSDAVRARERLRDELTALLLSDRADKAAVRAAALRAEWRLPKHAAVVLVEDDNELGRELVFRLEDSCLRLRRPGVVVAIVPDPGGPGRRAWLARALRGGGAVVGATVPLDRLPASLRIAEVTARLRRDHLLSDDPVFADEHLDAIIVHRDDRLLDVLRRQALAPLDELNESARERLSTTLTSWLLHLGDRKAVAEDLHIHPQTVSYRLGRLHDLFGPSLDDPAVRATLVLALAWGPPGEVDETA, from the coding sequence ATGGGACCAGATCAGGTGACCCGGCTTGACGAACTGGAGACGGTGGTGACCCGCCGGCTGCCCGCCATGCTCAACGAGGTCCGCGACCAGCTCGCGGACGAGCACCCCGACTACGCGGAGTTCCTGACCGAAGAACTGGCCGACCTCGTCGCCGCCAGCGCGGGATTCGTCCGGCGGCTGATCGACATGGCGGCCGAGCCCGACGAGCGGCTGCCGGAGCTGGGGTCCGGCGTCGAGCAGACGGTGTTCGAGGAAATCGGGCGCGCGCAATACCAGCAGGGCAGGCGCGTCACGAGTCTGCTGTCCGCCTATCGGGTGGGCGCGCGCGTGGCGTGGCGGCACGTTTCGGAAGCGGCGCTCGATCTCGATGTGCCCGCCGAACTGTTCGCCTCGCTCGCCACCACCGTGTTCGCTCTGGTTGACCAGCTTTCGGAATCGTCGCTGCGCGGGTATCTGCAGGAACAATCAGACGCCGTGCGCGCGCGGGAGCGGCTGCGCGACGAACTGACCGCGTTGCTGCTGTCCGATCGTGCGGACAAGGCCGCGGTGCGCGCCGCCGCGCTGCGTGCGGAATGGCGGTTGCCGAAGCACGCGGCGGTCGTGCTGGTGGAGGACGACAACGAGCTGGGCCGGGAATTGGTGTTCCGCCTCGAAGACAGCTGCCTGCGGCTGCGCCGTCCTGGCGTGGTCGTGGCGATCGTGCCGGACCCAGGCGGCCCGGGCCGGCGCGCGTGGCTGGCTCGCGCGCTGCGCGGCGGCGGCGCGGTGGTGGGCGCGACGGTGCCGCTCGACCGGCTCCCGGCCAGCCTGCGCATCGCCGAGGTGACCGCGCGACTGCGCCGCGACCACTTGCTCAGCGACGATCCGGTGTTCGCCGACGAGCATCTCGACGCGATCATCGTGCACCGCGACGACCGGCTGCTCGACGTGCTGCGAAGACAAGCCCTTGCCCCGCTTGACGAGCTGAACGAATCCGCGCGGGAACGCCTGTCCACCACGCTCACGTCCTGGCTGCTGCATCTGGGCGACCGCAAGGCGGTGGCGGAGGATCTGCACATCCACCCGCAGACGGTGTCCTACCGGCTCGGCCGCCTGCACGACCTGTTCGGGCCCTCGCTGGACGACCCGGCCGTGCGCGCGACGCTGGTGCTGGCGCTGGCCTGGGGGCCGCCTGGGGAA
- a CDS encoding polyprenyl synthetase family protein — protein sequence MTTEVFSTERTTTAVPPVLGSARDVVQPALRAAVDRLDDTSRAISAYHLGWTDPNGVPVQGNGGKAVRSALAVVSAQAAGAPVEVGVPGAVAVELVHNFSLVHDDLMDGDTERRHRPTVWALWGAASAILTGDAMLALAQEVVLDSGSPHAVPAGRLLTETTRRLIHGQFLDVAFEQRDDVALAECVTMAAGKTGALLSASAAIGAVLAGAPAEVVDALSVFGEEIGLAFQLVDDVLGIWGDPAVTGKSVYSDLRARKKSLPITYATTHGGAEGRRLAEWLAGDDDTDLARIAALVDDAGGREWATAEAARHVATAEQALAAIPSGPRADLVSIARFIAGREA from the coding sequence ATGACGACCGAGGTATTTTCCACCGAGAGGACGACAACAGCGGTGCCGCCGGTGCTCGGCAGCGCCCGCGACGTCGTGCAGCCCGCGTTGCGCGCCGCCGTCGACCGGCTGGACGACACCAGCCGCGCGATCAGCGCCTACCACCTCGGCTGGACCGATCCGAACGGCGTGCCGGTGCAAGGCAACGGGGGCAAGGCCGTGCGTTCGGCGCTCGCCGTGGTGTCCGCGCAGGCTGCGGGCGCGCCGGTGGAAGTCGGCGTGCCCGGCGCGGTCGCGGTGGAGCTGGTGCACAACTTCTCGCTCGTCCACGACGACCTGATGGACGGCGACACCGAGCGCCGCCACCGGCCGACGGTGTGGGCGCTGTGGGGCGCGGCGAGCGCGATCCTGACCGGGGACGCGATGCTCGCGCTCGCCCAGGAAGTGGTGCTGGACAGCGGTTCCCCGCATGCGGTGCCCGCCGGTCGATTGCTCACCGAAACCACGCGACGGCTTATCCACGGCCAGTTCCTGGACGTCGCGTTCGAGCAGCGCGACGACGTCGCGCTCGCCGAATGCGTGACGATGGCCGCTGGGAAAACCGGCGCGCTGCTGTCCGCCAGCGCCGCGATCGGGGCAGTCCTCGCCGGTGCGCCCGCCGAGGTGGTCGACGCGTTGTCCGTCTTCGGCGAGGAGATCGGATTGGCGTTCCAGCTCGTCGACGACGTGCTCGGGATCTGGGGCGACCCGGCGGTTACCGGGAAATCGGTGTACTCCGACCTGCGGGCGCGCAAGAAGTCGCTGCCGATCACCTACGCGACCACGCATGGCGGCGCGGAGGGCCGCCGGTTGGCGGAGTGGCTGGCCGGGGACGACGACACCGACCTCGCACGCATCGCCGCGCTGGTGGACGACGCGGGCGGCCGCGAATGGGCCACCGCCGAGGCGGCCCGGCACGTCGCCACCGCCGAGCAAGCACTGGCCGCCATCCCGTCCGGCCCGCGCGCCGACCTCGTCTCGATCGCCCGTTTCATCGCCGGAAGGGAAGCGTGA
- the hpnH gene encoding adenosyl-hopene transferase HpnH yields MAMPLRQSLRLGGYLMKQKLLRKEKFPLLVELEPLFACNLKCGGCGKIAQPHTLLKQRMPVEQAVGAIEESGAPMVSIAGGEPLMHPQIDEITRQLLDRNKIIFLCTNALLLPKHIHKFKPHRNFAWMVHIDGLEERHDASVRKEGGFQAAVDAIKLAKEKGFRVMTNTTFFTGDTPQDVIDVLDYLNDLGVDNMQISPGYAYEKAPDQDHWLGVQQTRELFAKAFGGGNRKRWRLNHSPVFLDFLEGKRDLECTPWGIPSYSLLGWQRPCYLLDDGYAKTYRELIETTEWENFGRGKDPRCANCMAHCGYEPTAVIATLGSLKESVRAAVGH; encoded by the coding sequence ATGGCCATGCCGTTGCGCCAGTCTCTTCGGCTGGGCGGTTATCTGATGAAGCAGAAGCTGCTGCGCAAGGAGAAATTCCCGCTCCTGGTCGAGCTGGAACCGCTCTTCGCGTGCAATCTCAAATGCGGCGGCTGCGGCAAAATCGCGCAGCCGCACACCCTGCTGAAACAGCGGATGCCGGTGGAGCAGGCGGTCGGGGCGATCGAGGAAAGCGGCGCGCCGATGGTGTCGATCGCGGGCGGCGAACCGCTGATGCACCCGCAGATCGACGAGATCACCCGGCAGCTGCTCGACCGCAACAAGATCATTTTCCTGTGCACCAACGCGCTGCTGCTGCCCAAGCACATCCACAAGTTCAAGCCGCACCGCAATTTCGCGTGGATGGTGCACATCGACGGTCTCGAGGAACGGCACGACGCGTCGGTGCGCAAGGAGGGCGGATTCCAGGCGGCGGTCGACGCGATCAAGCTCGCCAAGGAAAAGGGCTTCCGGGTGATGACGAACACGACGTTCTTCACCGGGGACACCCCGCAGGACGTCATCGACGTGCTCGACTATCTCAACGACCTCGGCGTCGACAACATGCAGATCTCGCCGGGGTACGCGTACGAAAAGGCGCCGGACCAGGACCACTGGCTCGGCGTGCAGCAGACCCGGGAACTGTTCGCCAAGGCCTTCGGCGGCGGCAACCGGAAACGCTGGCGGCTCAACCATTCGCCGGTGTTCCTCGATTTCCTCGAGGGCAAACGCGACCTCGAATGCACGCCGTGGGGCATCCCGTCGTATTCCCTGCTCGGCTGGCAGCGCCCGTGCTACCTGCTGGACGACGGCTACGCGAAGACGTACCGGGAGCTCATCGAGACCACCGAATGGGAGAACTTCGGCCGCGGCAAGGACCCGCGCTGCGCCAACTGCATGGCGCATTGCGGCTACGAACCCACCGCGGTGATCGCGACGCTCGGCTCGCTCAAGGAATCCGTCCGGGCCGCCGTCGGACACTGA
- the hpnD gene encoding presqualene diphosphate synthase HpnD, with protein sequence MTTVDEAYAHCAAVTKEQARNFYYGIRLLPPDKRAALCAVYALARIIDDIGDDTAASAEAKLQGLAGVRKSLGDLSATADPVYVAVADAARRYPIPLGAFEELLDGVEMDVTGREYVRFEELVEYCRCVAGSVGRLCLGVFGSRPEPNAPVYADELGIALQQTNILRDIREDLLNGRVYLPKEDLDRFGVELSVGPDGKLADPEGGLTALIHDSAARARDWYSRGLRLVPSLDGRSAACCTAMSGIYRTLLDRIDEQPARVFDRRLSLSGREKAVVAFRALTGIGR encoded by the coding sequence ATGACGACAGTGGACGAGGCCTACGCGCACTGCGCGGCGGTCACCAAGGAACAGGCGCGCAACTTCTACTACGGGATCCGGTTGCTGCCGCCGGACAAACGCGCGGCGCTGTGCGCGGTGTACGCGCTGGCCCGGATCATCGACGACATCGGCGACGACACCGCCGCGTCCGCCGAGGCGAAGCTGCAAGGCCTCGCCGGGGTGCGGAAATCGCTGGGCGACCTGTCCGCGACCGCCGATCCGGTGTACGTCGCGGTCGCCGACGCGGCGCGCCGGTACCCGATTCCGCTGGGCGCGTTCGAGGAATTGCTCGACGGCGTCGAGATGGACGTGACCGGGCGCGAGTACGTGCGGTTCGAGGAACTGGTCGAGTACTGCCGGTGCGTGGCGGGTTCGGTCGGGCGGCTGTGCCTCGGCGTGTTCGGCAGCCGTCCGGAGCCGAACGCGCCGGTGTACGCCGACGAGCTGGGGATTGCCTTGCAGCAGACCAATATCCTGCGCGACATCCGCGAGGACCTGCTCAACGGACGGGTGTATCTGCCCAAAGAGGACCTCGACCGGTTCGGCGTCGAGCTGTCCGTCGGGCCGGACGGGAAGCTGGCCGATCCCGAAGGCGGGCTCACCGCGCTGATCCACGACAGTGCCGCGCGGGCTCGCGACTGGTACTCCCGCGGTCTGCGTCTGGTGCCCTCTTTGGACGGTCGCAGCGCCGCGTGCTGCACCGCGATGTCCGGCATCTACCGGACCCTGCTGGACCGGATCGACGAACAGCCCGCGCGCGTGTTCGACCGGCGGCTTTCGTTGTCCGGCCGGGAAAAGGCGGTGGTGGCGTTCCGGGCGCTGACCGGGATCGGCCGATGA
- the hpnE gene encoding hydroxysqualene dehydroxylase HpnE has translation MTAPVAVVGGGLAGIAAALACADAGRPVTLFEARPYLGGLTHSFARGKLRVDNGQHVFLRCCTAYRALLDRLGVADRVTLQPRLEIPIRLPGSTEPTWLRRDDLPAPLHLATSLLRYDPLRPLDRARFALAALALRRVDPKADRTDRQSFGEWLRRHGQSAAAIEALWDLVGVATLNATADDASLSLAATVFQEGLLTDPAAADIGWSLVPLRELHGDPARERLIEAGADVRVGTKVRAISEGWQVSTDRGEETFSQVVLATPPPVTEQLAPAGAIGLPPGWSGGLGSSPIVNVHVVLDRKVLDEPFVAGVRTPVQWVFDRTRQSGLDSGQYLAMSLSAADAQIDLPTAKLREQLLPELLTLLPEARGAQVLDFFVTRERHATFRPGPGTASLRPPARTALPGLYLAGAWTATGWPATMEGAARSGAAAAAALLQHNGKREGVGA, from the coding sequence ATGACCGCCCCGGTCGCGGTGGTCGGCGGCGGGCTCGCGGGCATCGCCGCCGCGCTCGCCTGCGCCGACGCCGGAAGGCCGGTCACGCTGTTCGAAGCGCGGCCGTACCTGGGCGGGCTGACGCATTCGTTCGCTCGCGGCAAGCTGCGAGTCGACAATGGACAGCACGTGTTCCTCCGCTGCTGCACGGCTTATCGCGCGCTGCTCGACCGGCTCGGCGTCGCCGATCGGGTGACTTTGCAGCCGCGGCTGGAAATCCCGATCCGCCTGCCGGGTTCGACCGAGCCGACCTGGCTGCGCCGCGACGACCTGCCCGCGCCCCTGCACCTGGCCACCTCGTTGCTGCGCTACGACCCGCTGCGCCCGCTCGACCGGGCCCGGTTCGCGCTCGCCGCGCTCGCGTTGCGCCGGGTCGACCCGAAGGCGGATCGCACGGATCGCCAGTCTTTCGGGGAATGGCTGCGACGGCACGGGCAGAGCGCGGCGGCGATCGAAGCGTTGTGGGATTTGGTCGGCGTGGCAACGCTGAACGCGACCGCCGACGACGCGTCGCTCAGTCTCGCCGCGACAGTGTTCCAGGAGGGCCTGCTCACCGATCCGGCCGCCGCCGACATCGGCTGGTCGCTGGTGCCGTTGCGGGAATTGCACGGTGATCCGGCGCGCGAACGGCTGATCGAGGCCGGGGCGGACGTCCGGGTCGGCACGAAGGTGCGCGCGATCAGCGAAGGCTGGCAGGTCAGCACCGATCGCGGCGAGGAAACGTTCAGCCAGGTCGTCCTGGCCACTCCCCCGCCGGTGACCGAACAGCTCGCGCCCGCCGGGGCGATCGGGTTGCCGCCCGGCTGGTCCGGCGGGCTCGGCAGCTCGCCGATCGTGAACGTGCACGTGGTGCTCGACCGGAAGGTCCTCGACGAACCGTTCGTCGCTGGCGTGCGCACGCCGGTGCAGTGGGTGTTCGACCGAACGCGACAGTCCGGTTTGGACTCCGGGCAGTACCTCGCGATGTCGCTGTCCGCCGCGGACGCGCAAATCGACCTGCCCACCGCGAAACTGCGCGAGCAATTGCTGCCCGAACTGCTGACGCTGCTGCCCGAAGCGCGCGGCGCGCAGGTGCTCGACTTTTTCGTCACCCGCGAGCGGCACGCGACGTTCCGGCCCGGCCCCGGCACCGCCTCGTTGCGCCCGCCCGCGCGCACCGCCCTGCCTGGGCTGTACCTGGCGGGTGCGTGGACCGCGACCGGATGGCCCGCGACGATGGAGGGAGCCGCGCGCAGTGGTGCAGCTGCGGCCGCCGCCCTTCTTCAGCACAACGGCAAGAGGGAGGGAGTCGGAGCATGA
- the hpnC gene encoding squalene synthase HpnC, with amino-acid sequence MRSTPAVRNTPDTNGLRAKRRAENFPVALRVLPEKLRADLVAVYSVARTVDDLGDEAEGDRVAQLKTFSADLSAAFGNGEPEDPAVRGLLPAIRAGRLAEEPFQRLVQANIQDQEVHRYPVYADLLAYCRLSADPVGRIVLDLLGVDDPAARTLSDRICTGLQLVEHWQDVGEDYRNGRVYLPQEDLAEFGVAEEELGAAHASPEMKALMRWETGRAAALLGGGADLLGRLSGWGRFAVSGFLAGGLATVDALHASGGDVLSAPVRPSRAGLLSWLGWLQVGTRRRSR; translated from the coding sequence ATGAGATCGACCCCGGCTGTCCGTAACACTCCGGACACAAACGGCCTGCGAGCGAAACGGCGCGCGGAAAACTTCCCGGTGGCCCTTCGGGTGCTGCCGGAAAAGCTGCGCGCCGACCTCGTCGCGGTCTATTCCGTCGCGCGCACTGTGGACGATCTGGGCGACGAGGCCGAGGGCGACCGGGTCGCACAGCTCAAGACTTTCTCGGCGGACCTGTCCGCGGCGTTCGGCAACGGGGAACCGGAAGATCCCGCTGTCCGTGGACTTCTCCCGGCGATCCGCGCCGGGCGGCTGGCCGAGGAACCGTTCCAGCGGCTGGTCCAGGCGAACATCCAGGACCAGGAGGTGCACCGGTATCCGGTGTACGCGGACTTGCTGGCGTACTGCCGGCTTTCCGCCGACCCGGTCGGGCGCATCGTCCTCGACCTGCTCGGAGTGGACGATCCGGCCGCCAGGACGCTGTCCGACCGGATCTGCACCGGGCTGCAGCTGGTGGAGCACTGGCAGGACGTCGGCGAGGACTACCGCAACGGGAGGGTCTATCTGCCGCAGGAGGACCTCGCGGAGTTCGGCGTGGCCGAGGAGGAATTGGGCGCCGCGCACGCGTCGCCGGAGATGAAAGCGCTGATGCGGTGGGAAACCGGCCGCGCCGCCGCCCTGCTGGGCGGCGGCGCGGATTTGCTGGGGCGCCTGTCCGGCTGGGGGCGGTTCGCGGTGAGCGGCTTCCTCGCCGGCGGGCTCGCGACGGTCGACGCGCTGCACGCGAGCGGCGGCGACGTGCTGTCCGCGCCGGTCCGGCCGAGCCGGGCCGGACTGCTGAGTTGGCTGGGGTGGCTGCAAGTCGGCACGAGGAGGCGGTCCCGATGA
- a CDS encoding phenylalanine--tRNA ligase subunit alpha: MDTLDPASTLRRITELTEAALTDLAAASTPAAVAAVRRSVLGTSSPLAAVRRELGRYDPASRKQLGLAISEAHHRIIAALDERRTAEPALEHPLDPTIPGLPPPTAGLHPVTQLRYDLDDAFRALNFEIVDGPEISSAEVEFDRLNFPPDHPARESMDTYWLTDGRCLRPHLTGTSVRHLSTHKPPIRIAYPGRVYRNESTDARHERAFFQYEVLVVDEAVPLATARFLVDTLLGTVFGEPVRTRMRAGYFPFVEPGFEIDMACRVCTGRGCRTCGRTGWLELMPGGSPHPHVLRAAGLDPARWSGCYLNVGLDRLAMMRHGIDDVRLMHSADLRFLSQFS, encoded by the coding sequence GTGGACACCCTTGACCCAGCCTCGACGCTGCGCCGGATCACCGAACTGACCGAGGCCGCATTAACCGATCTCGCGGCAGCCAGCACTCCGGCCGCGGTCGCCGCCGTGCGCCGTTCCGTGCTCGGCACATCCAGCCCGCTCGCCGCCGTACGCCGCGAACTCGGCCGCTACGACCCGGCCTCCCGAAAACAGCTCGGCCTCGCCATTTCCGAGGCACACCACCGCATTATCGCTGCGCTCGATGAGCGGCGGACCGCCGAACCCGCGTTGGAACATCCGCTCGACCCCACCATCCCCGGCCTCCCGCCGCCGACCGCCGGACTGCATCCGGTCACGCAACTGAGGTACGACCTCGACGACGCCTTCCGCGCACTCAACTTCGAGATCGTCGACGGCCCGGAAATCAGTTCCGCGGAAGTGGAATTCGACCGGCTGAACTTCCCGCCCGACCACCCGGCCCGCGAAAGCATGGACACCTACTGGCTGACCGACGGCCGTTGCCTGCGCCCGCACCTCACCGGCACCAGCGTCCGGCACCTGAGCACGCACAAGCCGCCGATCCGGATCGCTTACCCAGGCCGGGTCTACCGCAACGAAAGCACCGACGCGCGGCACGAGCGAGCATTCTTCCAGTACGAGGTGCTGGTGGTGGACGAGGCCGTCCCGCTCGCGACCGCCCGGTTCCTCGTCGACACCCTTCTCGGCACGGTCTTCGGCGAACCGGTGCGAACCCGGATGCGAGCCGGGTATTTCCCTTTCGTAGAGCCGGGTTTCGAGATCGACATGGCCTGCCGCGTGTGCACCGGACGCGGCTGCCGCACCTGCGGACGGACCGGCTGGCTCGAACTCATGCCCGGCGGCAGCCCGCATCCGCACGTCCTGCGCGCCGCCGGACTCGACCCGGCGCGATGGTCCGGCTGCTACCTGAACGTCGGCCTGGACCGGCTGGCGATGATGCGGCACGGCATCGACGACGTCCGGCTGATGCACAGCGCCGACCTCCGCTTCCTCTCCCAATTCTCGTGA
- the ispH gene encoding 4-hydroxy-3-methylbut-2-enyl diphosphate reductase has translation MTPVVCTPLRIEQAALRGLRTVHIGLGPRRAAAAAARLPSGPRIVAGVGGGLTPEVRPGDVVVATEVRGPSGVVPVPSAPLLAGALRRLGLTVHLGPVVGSSRVVREQERASLAASGALAVDMESAWLAASGEPFAVVRAIVDTVGAPLVHPSTVSNGLAGLRSLRRAAPALTAWAEAVGPRTVLLASPRSFCAGVERAIEIVERALEKHGAPVYVRRQIVHNTHVVHQLQGRGAVFVDEVEEVPEGSTLVFAAHGVSPAVRRAAVDRGLSVVDATCPLVTKVHNEVRRYTGRGETVFLIGHAEHEEVEGTVGEAPDNVVVVGDVAAARTVTARDPSRTAYTMQTTLALDEAEEIASVLRERFPGLSAPRKDDICYATTNRQQALRAIAHEVDLVLVVGSGNSSNSRRLVEVSEREGTPAVLVDGCADIDLRQLAGAGRIGLTAGASAPPHLVTETVEALRGLGPVSVAENTLTEEEMTFTLPREVL, from the coding sequence ATGACGCCGGTCGTCTGCACTCCGCTGCGGATCGAGCAGGCCGCGTTGCGCGGTCTGCGTACGGTCCATATCGGACTCGGGCCTCGCCGGGCCGCCGCCGCTGCGGCCCGGCTCCCGTCCGGGCCGCGGATCGTGGCGGGGGTCGGCGGCGGCCTCACCCCGGAGGTACGGCCGGGGGACGTTGTGGTCGCCACCGAGGTGCGCGGCCCTTCCGGCGTGGTGCCGGTGCCGTCCGCGCCGTTGCTGGCGGGTGCGTTGCGGCGGCTTGGGCTCACTGTCCATCTCGGACCGGTGGTTGGCAGTTCTCGTGTGGTGCGCGAGCAGGAACGGGCTTCGCTAGCGGCTAGCGGTGCGCTGGCCGTCGATATGGAGTCCGCGTGGCTTGCTGCCAGCGGTGAACCTTTCGCAGTGGTTCGGGCCATTGTGGATACTGTCGGTGCGCCGCTGGTTCATCCTTCGACCGTCTCGAATGGACTCGCTGGGTTGCGGAGTTTGCGTCGGGCTGCTCCCGCGCTCACCGCGTGGGCCGAGGCGGTGGGTCCGCGAACGGTTCTGCTGGCTAGCCCCCGATCCTTCTGCGCTGGGGTGGAGCGAGCGATCGAGATTGTCGAGCGGGCACTGGAGAAGCACGGCGCGCCGGTGTATGTACGCCGCCAGATCGTGCACAACACCCATGTCGTGCATCAGTTGCAGGGACGCGGCGCGGTGTTCGTGGACGAGGTGGAGGAAGTTCCGGAAGGCTCGACGCTCGTGTTCGCCGCGCACGGAGTTTCCCCGGCGGTTCGGCGCGCCGCAGTCGATCGCGGACTGTCCGTTGTGGACGCGACGTGTCCGCTGGTCACCAAGGTGCACAATGAAGTCCGCCGTTACACCGGGCGCGGCGAGACGGTGTTCCTTATTGGACACGCCGAGCACGAGGAAGTGGAAGGCACCGTCGGAGAAGCGCCGGACAACGTCGTAGTCGTCGGCGATGTCGCGGCCGCGCGGACGGTCACCGCACGCGACCCGTCACGGACCGCCTACACCATGCAGACCACCCTCGCGCTCGACGAGGCCGAGGAGATCGCGTCCGTGCTGCGCGAACGGTTCCCTGGGCTTTCCGCGCCGCGCAAGGACGACATCTGCTACGCCACCACCAACCGGCAGCAGGCCCTGCGGGCGATCGCACACGAAGTAGACCTGGTGCTGGTCGTCGGTTCCGGGAATTCGTCCAACTCGCGTCGCCTGGTGGAGGTGTCCGAACGCGAGGGAACCCCGGCGGTGCTCGTGGACGGATGCGCCGACATCGACCTGCGCCAACTCGCTGGCGCCGGGCGGATCGGACTCACCGCGGGGGCGTCCGCACCGCCGCATCTCGTGACCGAAACGGTCGAAGCCCTGCGCGGATTGGGACCGGTCAGCGTCGCGGAAAACACGCTGACGGAGGAAGAAATGACGTTCACCCTACCTCGGGAGGTGCTCTGA